In Candidatus Devosia phytovorans, the DNA window GGCGGATGGGGCGATGGACGCCTCAAACCTGCTCAAGCCCGCTTTGGCCCGCGGCGAGCTGCATTGCGTCGGCGCCACCACGCTCGATGAATATCGCAAGCATGTGGAGAAGGACCCGGCCCTGGCCCGTCGCTTCCAGCCGGTCTTCGTCGACGAGCCGACCGTGGAAGACACGATCTCGATCCTGCGCGGGCTCAAGGAAAAATACGAGCTGCACCACGGCATCCGCATTTCCGACTCTGCCCTGGTCAGCGCGGCTACGCTTTCCAACCGCTACATCACCGATCGCTTCTTGCCCGACAAGGCCATCGATCTGATGGACGAGGCGGCCGCGCGCCTGCGCATGGCCGTCGATTCCAAGCCCGAAGCCCTCGATGAACTCGATCGCCGCATCATGCAGCTCAAGATCGAGCGCGAGGCTTTGCGCAAGGAAGACGACGACGGCTCGCGCACGCGGCTCGATCGCCTGGAAAATGAGCTGGCCACGCTCGAAGAGCAGGCCCAGGTCATGTCTTCCAAGTGGCTGGCCGAAAAGGAGCGCCTGCAGGGCAGCCAAAAGCTCAAGGAAGCGCTGGACGGCGCCCGTTCGCAGCTCGAAATCGCGCAGCGCCAGGGTGATCTGGCCAAGGCCGGCGAGCTGGCCTATGGCGTTATCCCCGATCTCGAAAAGCGCATCCAGTCAGCCGAAGCCAGCAATGGCACTTCCAACGATCCGCTGATGGCCGCTGAAGTGGTCACGCCCAGCGATATCGCCCAGGTCGTGTCGCGCTGGACTGGTATCCCGGTCGATCGCATGCTGGAAGGCGAGCGCGAAAAGCTGCTGCATATGGAGGCTTCGCTCGGCGCCCGCGTCATTGGTCAGGCCGAAGCCGTGGCCGCCGTGGCGAAGGCCGTGCGCCGCTCGCGGGCGGGCCTCCAGGATCCGAACGGGCCGATCGGCTCGTTCATGTTCCTCGGGCCAACCGGCGTTGGCAAGACCGAGCTGACCAAGTCGCTGGCGCAATTCCTCTTCGATGACGAGACCGCCATGGTGCGCCTCGACATGTCCGAATTCATGGAAAAACATTCGGTGGCCCGGCTGATCGGCGCTCCTCCGGGCTATGTTGGCTATGACGAAGGTGGCGTGCTGACAGAAGCGGTGCGGCGCCGGCCCTATCAGGTTGTCCTCTTCGACGAGATCGAAAAGGCGCATCCCGATGTGTTCAATGTCCTTCTCCAGGTGCTCGACGACGGTCGCCTGACGGACGGGCAGGGCCGCACGGTTGATTTCCGCAACACGGTGATCATCCTGACCTCCAACCTTGGCGCCGAATATCTCGTCGACCTCAAGGATGGGGAATCGGTCGAACTGGTGCGCGGCAAGGTGCTCGATACGGTGAAATCGGCCTTCCGGCCGGAGTTCCTGAACCGTATCGATGAAATCCTGCTGTTCCATCGCCTCGGGCGCGAACACATGGGTTCCATCGTCGATATCCAGTTCAGCCGCCTCGAAAAGCTGCTCAAGGATCGCGACATTGTCCTCGAGCTCACCCCACGCGCCCGCGAGTGGCTGGCCAATGAGGGCTACGATCCAGCCTATGGCGCCCGCCCGCTCAAGCGCGTCATCCAGCGCTCGGTGCAGGATGGCCTCGCTGAGGAAATCCTGGGTGGCCGCGTCAGCGACGGTTCTCGTGTGGTGGTCGATGCCAACGACGACGGCATAGTCCTGCTGCCGGGCGGCAGCGGCGAGGCGGATGCCGCTGCTTAGTCAAACTTACTCAAGGGGCCGGTCGAAAGATTGGCCCTTTTGCATTGCCGGCTTCGGTCACATGAGATAGAACGTAACAAGAACATTCGAGGGGCGCGGCATGGCTGACAAGATCGACTATATCGAATTTCCATCCACCAACCGGGTGCAGAGCAGCGCCTTCTTTCAGGCGGCTTTTGGCTGGGGCGTGGTCAGCTATGGTCCCGACTACGACGCCCTTACCGATGCCGGCATTGATGGCGGGATCGATCAGGCTCCCGAGAAGGTCGCGGCCACCATGGCGATCATCCGCACCACAGATCTCGACGATGCCGAGCGCCGGGTCATAACAGCCGGCGGCAGCATCACCCGGCCCCAGTTCGATTTTCCCGGCGGCCGACGCTTCCATTTCCGCGAGCCGGGCGGAAACGAGATGGCGGTCTATATTTCGAGGGAATAGTCTGCGCGTACCCATCAGCCGGATCGCCCCATGCCCCAGAATATCGCCGCCCCCGACAGCCGTCGCTTTGTCCTCGTGGCGGCGATCCTTGCATCGAGCATGGGCTTCATCGATGGTTCGGTGATTTCCATCGCCATTCCGGCCATCCGTGCCGATCTCGGCGCGACGCTGGGCGATGCGCAATGGATCAGCAATGGGTATCTGCTATTCCTGTCCGCACTGATCCTGCTTGGAGGCGCGGCAGGGGATCGCTTCGGTCTGCGCAAGGTATTTGGCCTAGGCATTGTGGTTTTTGTTGCAGCCTCGTTGGTCTGTGCCATTGCCCCAGCGCCGCTGATCCTCATCATTGCCCGCGCGGTCCAGGGCATGGGCGCGGCCTTCATGGTGCCCGGCAGTCTGGCCATCATCGCCAAAGCCTATCCGCGCGAGGAGCGCGGAAAAGCCATCGGCATCTGGGCCGCAGCCTCCTCGCTCACCTCCATTGCCGGTCCGATCATCGGGGGGTTCCTCCTGACCGCCCTGGGGGACTGGAGCTGGCGGCTGGTCTTTGCCGTCAACCTGCCCCTCGGCCTGATTGCGCTCGCGTTGCTCTGGTTCAAGGTTGCGCCCGACCAGCCCGAAGCGGGCAGGCGGCTCGACGTCGTCGGGGCCACTCTTGCAACGTTCGCCCTGATGCTGATCGCCTATGGCCTCACCGGCGATGGCAGTGAAAGCGTCCCGCCCCTGTCGCACACGATCCTTTGGTGCGGAGCGGGGCTGGTGCTCACCGCAGGGTTTCTGTTCTGGGAACATCGCAGCAAAGCGCCGATGTTGCCGCTGCGTCTTTTTGCCAGCCGCGGTTTCTCCGGCGCCAATGGTCTGACCTTTGCGCTTTATTTCGCTCTGGGCGGCACCATGTTCTTCCTGCCCATGACCATGATCGGCGGCTGGGGCGAAACGCCGGCCACGGTGTCGCTCGCTCTCCTGCCCATGGGCATTCTGCTCACCGCGCTCTCTTCCTTCAGCGGCGCCTGGTCTGATCGCTTCGGTCCTGGGCCGTTGATCGCCCTGGGCTCGCTGATCGTCGCTTTGGCTTTCACCCTGCTGGGGCTGACCGCGCCACTGCACAATGTCTGGGGTGCCGTCCTGCCCTCGATCGCGCTGCTGGGCCTGGGTATGGGGCTGGTGGTATCGCCGCTGTCGACGGCAGTCATGACGTCGGTCGACGATAGCGAAACCGGCATCGCCTCGGGCGTCAACAATGCAGTGGCGCGCGTTGCCGGTCTCTTTGCCGTCGCCTTTCTTGGCGCGGTGGTGGCGCAGGTGTTCGAACAGGGGCTGGGCGAACTGGCCGAGCTCTCGATCTTTTTCGGTATCCCGGCGGCAGGGCTCAGCCAACCGCAAGAAGTCGTCAAGCTTGCTGCGACCGATTCCGCCTTTGCCGTTGTCTGCTACATCACCGCCGGATTGAGCCTGGTGTCAGCCGCCGTGGCCTGGTTCACGCTCGATCGCAAGGCGGCTTCATAAGCGGACATCCCCGCCGCAGCGGGGATGAGATATTCAATTGGTCGAGGCGACTGATACCGGGGCAGGCTCGCGGGTCATCAGATCGTTGATCTGGGCCATGGTCTGCGCGAACTTGGCCTCATACTGTTGCGGCAACACATTATCCTTGGGCAGCTTGACGCTCAGCGGATCGACCAAGTTGCCATTGATCTTGATCTCGAAATGCAGATGCGGGCCGGTCGACTGGCCGGTCGAGCCGACATAACCGATCAGCTGGCCCTGCCGGACATGGCTGCCGACTTCGAGGCCATCGGCATAGCGGGACATATGCCCATAGGCGGTCTCATAGCCATTGACGTGCTTGATCTCGACCTTGTTGCCATAGCCGGACTGCCATTTGTAATATTCGATCACCCCATCACCGGCCGCATAGATCGGCGTACCCGAGCGGGCAGCGAGGTCGACGCCCGTATGGAGCCGTCGCGTATGGAAAATCGGGTGGACGCGATAGCCGAAGCGCGAGCGCAGGGTGCCGCCGCCTTCGAGTGGACGACGATTGAGGAAGCGCTTGCCGGTCTCGCCATCGGGATCATAAAAATCGATCACGCCGTCATCGGTGGCAAAGCGGTAGAGCTGGCGCGTCGTGCTGCCCAGGGTCAAGGCCACATACAGCAGGTCCTGGCGCCCCTCGGCATCGGGTTCGGATTCAAGGATTTCGATCGCGTCGCCGGCGGTGATCTTCTTGGTCATGTCAACATCATAGGCAAACATGCCGATGATGCGCTCGATGGTTTCGTCGTCGAGATCGTGCTTGCGGCCGGTTTCCCAGATCGAACGATAGACCGTGGGCAGGTTGGCGACATTGACCTCTTCGGTGTCTTCCTCGGGGAAGGTGATTTCGGCCGGCGCGAGGCCCAGCACATATTGGCCCTTGTCGGTCAGGGCCACCGTGGCGCGATGCACATCCACATTGCTGGCATTGTCATGCAGATAGATGCTGAGCCGATAGGGGATCAGCGTATTGGACGTGCGCGACGGCCCGAACAGGATACGCAGCCGGGCGCCGGTCGGCAGGTCGGTCGAAGGAAAGACATTCTGCAGCGTGGTATCGATCGCCCGGATCATCGCATCGGTAAAACCATTGCGGCGCATGGCGTCATTGAGCGGGGTGCGCTCGCGCATGGTCAGGATACGCTCCGACCGGCCAAGTTCGGCATCGGCCACCTGCGTCGTCTTGGGGACGACGGTCACATTCTCGGCGACGCCACCCAATGTATCGCCGCCCGGCTGCAGGCCCAGGTCGCGCACCGCCGGTGCGATGGAGGCATAGGCCAGGGTCGGCGGCATTTCGTCATCGGAAAAGAATGTCGCCTCGACAGCGCTGCGTACATATTCGGCCGCCGACTGATCGGAAATGCTGCGCTGCGGCACAAAACTCTCCGGCATGGCCGCCAGCTTGACCGCCACCTCGCCTTCGACCTCGGCGCCATAGACATCGGTATTGATGTCCATATTGGCAGCCGTCGCCTCGATAGGCTGGGTGGCATTGAGAATGGCGACGGGATCATAATCCGGCACGCCATCGGACAGTGAGGTCGGCGCCGTCGCCAGGGTCGCGCGGAGACGGACAAAGGGCTGGTTGCGGATCAGGTCGCGGCCATCGACGGTCTCGCGAATGGAGGCTTCGATGACTTCGAGATCGGAGCGGGTCTGGGTGACCGGACGCAGGCGCGAGGTCTTTGCCGAGAGATCGGTCGGGGTTTGCGCCTCGGCCTTGGGGCGCGAGATCTGAAGCGCTTCATAAGCCGTCGAAAAACTCGCCTGGCCTTCGAAGGAGACATAGAGGGCGGCGCCCATCAGCAGCACGCTGGTCAGACCGGTCATCACCGTGCCGGTGAGCCAGGCAAAGCTGAGCTCGCGACCATGGGGGATTTCACCATCGGTCGACTGAACCGTCAGGGCAGGGCTGTCTTCAAAGCCGGTGGACTTGAGCAGGGCTGCATGGCGGTTTCTTTGCGCTGCGTTCAACGCCCCATCCTTTGGTCTGTCACGGCATATCCCCAGGGCCGGTTGGTCCGGCACGGTTGCACGGCTCTCGCATGCGTGCGCGGAGTCTATATCAATCAGGCACCCTGATCCAAAAGAAATGCGGCAAAACTGCGTGTGGCTGCCTGGGGCAGGTGGGAAGTGTCTGTAACAGGCCGGTTTGGCGGTCAGACGCGGCTGTCTGGGAGGTGGATCGCCGACGGCGAAAAAGCTCGGAATAGCCTCCGCGCGGCGACAGGCCTGTAATCTCTGGTGACTCAGTCGGGTTTTCCACACAGGTGACATTCCGACGAACAGAAAATGACACTTTCGTCGCTTTAGGGGGTTTACAGAAAAACGGACCGCCCCTATAACCCGGTCATCGCTTCAGAGCGCGGCGCCAAACGGCGGCGAACGAAGAAGCAAGTCACTGAAAACGAAAAGAAATTTTCTAAATCAGCGACTGAAAAGACGGTGTTGACATGAATTGATATGTCACTTAAATATGCCGCCACGCTAACGACGTTGAGGACTTGTTCCTCCCACTGTTTAGCGGTTTCTGACAGAGCAGGATGACCTGCTGGGTAACCAGCACAGAGGGTCATGTTCTCTGAAGGAATTTTGAGAGCGATGCTCTCGATGACGATTGATGCCGGCGACGGTGGAATGGTCAGCTCTTTGACATTGTGAAGATAGAAGAAAGAGAAACGTGGACGGCGAGGTTCTTGCGAACTGAAGCTGGGGTTTACTCCGGTGGAAGTTGAAAAGACTTTCGATGGGTGCACGTTTTCTGAGAGAAAACAGATTGTTCTCGCCTGGCTTCGGCCGGTGCTGAGAATGGTGTGAGTTCTCGTCAATCATGCAAATGTGCATTCAGCGACCATGTCAGATATCAAACTTGAGAGTTTGATCCTGGCTCAGAACGAACGCTGGCGGCAGGCTTAACACATGCAAGTCGAACGCCCCGCAAGGGGAGTGGCAGACGGGTGAGTAACGCGTGGGAATCTACCTAGTTCTGCGGAACAACAGTTGGAAACGACTGCTAATACCGCATACGCCCTACGGGGGAAAGATTTATCGGAATTAGATGAGCCCGCGTAAGATTAGCTAGTTGGTGGGGTAATGGCCTACCAAGGCGACGATCTTTAGCTGGTCTGAGAGGATGATCAGCCACACTGGGACTGAGACACGGCCCAGACTCCTACGGGAGGCAGCAGTGGGGAATATTGGACAATGGGCGCAAGCCTGATCCAGCCATGCCGCGTGAGTGATGAAGGCCTTAGGGTTGTAAAGCTCTTTCAGTGGGGAAGATAATGACGGTACCCACAGAAGAAGCCCCGGCTAACTTCGTGCCAGCAGCCGCGGTAATACGAAGGGGGCTAGCGTTGTTCGGATTTACTGGGCGTAAAGCGCACGTAGGCGGTTTGTTAAGTCAGGGGTGAAATCCCGGAGCTCAACTCCGGAACTGCCTTTGATACTGGCAAGCTAGAGTCCGGAAGAGGTAAGTGGAACTCCTAGTGTAGAGGTGGAATTCGTAGATATTAGGAAGAACACCAGTGGCGAAGGCGGCTTACTGGTCCGGAACTGACGCTGAGGTGCGAAAGCGTGGGGAGCAAACAGGATTAGATACCCTGGTAGTCCACGCCGTAAACTATGAGAGCTAGCCGTTGGGGAGTTTACTCCTCAGTGGCGCAGCTAACGCATTAAGCTCTCCGCCTGGGGAGTACGGTCGCAAGATTAAAACTCAAAGGAATTGACGGGGGCCCGCACAAGCGGTGGAGCATGTGGTTTAATTCGAAGCAACGCGAAGAACCTTACCAGCCCTTGACATGCCAAGACGACTTCCAGAGATGGATTTCTTCCCTTCGGGGACTTGGACACAGGTGCTGCATGGCTGTCGTCAGCTCGTGTCGTGAGATGTTGGGTTAAGTCCCGCAACGAGCGCAACCCTCGCCTTTAGTTGCCATCATTTAGTTG includes these proteins:
- the clpB gene encoding ATP-dependent chaperone ClpB, which translates into the protein MNIEKYTERARGFIQSAQTSALGKGHQQFAPIHLLKVLIDDDQGMANGLIERAGGDAKAVRAGVEAALGKIPSVSGDAGQLYLSRELARVFDTAESAAQKGGDSYVTVERLLLALVVEKDNDAGKILSSAGVTPQGLNSAIEAIRKGRNADSATAENSYDALKKYARDLTQDVREGKLDPVIGRDEEIRRTIQVLSRRTKNNPVLIGEPGVGKTAIAEGLAIRIVNGDVPESLKNKSLLSLDMGALIAGAKYRGEFEERLKSVLSEVTSSDGQIILFIDEMHTLVGAGKADGAMDASNLLKPALARGELHCVGATTLDEYRKHVEKDPALARRFQPVFVDEPTVEDTISILRGLKEKYELHHGIRISDSALVSAATLSNRYITDRFLPDKAIDLMDEAAARLRMAVDSKPEALDELDRRIMQLKIEREALRKEDDDGSRTRLDRLENELATLEEQAQVMSSKWLAEKERLQGSQKLKEALDGARSQLEIAQRQGDLAKAGELAYGVIPDLEKRIQSAEASNGTSNDPLMAAEVVTPSDIAQVVSRWTGIPVDRMLEGEREKLLHMEASLGARVIGQAEAVAAVAKAVRRSRAGLQDPNGPIGSFMFLGPTGVGKTELTKSLAQFLFDDETAMVRLDMSEFMEKHSVARLIGAPPGYVGYDEGGVLTEAVRRRPYQVVLFDEIEKAHPDVFNVLLQVLDDGRLTDGQGRTVDFRNTVIILTSNLGAEYLVDLKDGESVELVRGKVLDTVKSAFRPEFLNRIDEILLFHRLGREHMGSIVDIQFSRLEKLLKDRDIVLELTPRAREWLANEGYDPAYGARPLKRVIQRSVQDGLAEEILGGRVSDGSRVVVDANDDGIVLLPGGSGEADAAA
- a CDS encoding VOC family protein; the protein is MADKIDYIEFPSTNRVQSSAFFQAAFGWGVVSYGPDYDALTDAGIDGGIDQAPEKVAATMAIIRTTDLDDAERRVITAGGSITRPQFDFPGGRRFHFREPGGNEMAVYISRE
- a CDS encoding MFS transporter, yielding MPQNIAAPDSRRFVLVAAILASSMGFIDGSVISIAIPAIRADLGATLGDAQWISNGYLLFLSALILLGGAAGDRFGLRKVFGLGIVVFVAASLVCAIAPAPLILIIARAVQGMGAAFMVPGSLAIIAKAYPREERGKAIGIWAAASSLTSIAGPIIGGFLLTALGDWSWRLVFAVNLPLGLIALALLWFKVAPDQPEAGRRLDVVGATLATFALMLIAYGLTGDGSESVPPLSHTILWCGAGLVLTAGFLFWEHRSKAPMLPLRLFASRGFSGANGLTFALYFALGGTMFFLPMTMIGGWGETPATVSLALLPMGILLTALSSFSGAWSDRFGPGPLIALGSLIVALAFTLLGLTAPLHNVWGAVLPSIALLGLGMGLVVSPLSTAVMTSVDDSETGIASGVNNAVARVAGLFAVAFLGAVVAQVFEQGLGELAELSIFFGIPAAGLSQPQEVVKLAATDSAFAVVCYITAGLSLVSAAVAWFTLDRKAAS
- a CDS encoding M23 family metallopeptidase, with amino-acid sequence MNAAQRNRHAALLKSTGFEDSPALTVQSTDGEIPHGRELSFAWLTGTVMTGLTSVLLMGAALYVSFEGQASFSTAYEALQISRPKAEAQTPTDLSAKTSRLRPVTQTRSDLEVIEASIRETVDGRDLIRNQPFVRLRATLATAPTSLSDGVPDYDPVAILNATQPIEATAANMDINTDVYGAEVEGEVAVKLAAMPESFVPQRSISDQSAAEYVRSAVEATFFSDDEMPPTLAYASIAPAVRDLGLQPGGDTLGGVAENVTVVPKTTQVADAELGRSERILTMRERTPLNDAMRRNGFTDAMIRAIDTTLQNVFPSTDLPTGARLRILFGPSRTSNTLIPYRLSIYLHDNASNVDVHRATVALTDKGQYVLGLAPAEITFPEEDTEEVNVANLPTVYRSIWETGRKHDLDDETIERIIGMFAYDVDMTKKITAGDAIEILESEPDAEGRQDLLYVALTLGSTTRQLYRFATDDGVIDFYDPDGETGKRFLNRRPLEGGGTLRSRFGYRVHPIFHTRRLHTGVDLAARSGTPIYAAGDGVIEYYKWQSGYGNKVEIKHVNGYETAYGHMSRYADGLEVGSHVRQGQLIGYVGSTGQSTGPHLHFEIKINGNLVDPLSVKLPKDNVLPQQYEAKFAQTMAQINDLMTREPAPVSVASTN